In candidate division KSB1 bacterium, the DNA window TAGCTCAACGAGCACCTGGTCTCAGTTAGGCAGCGGGGTAAGTGGTTATATCAACGCTGTCGTTATCTATCAAAACAATGTTTATGTGGGAGGACTATTTACAACAGCGGGGGGAGTTAGCGCTAAAAAAGTAGCCAAATGGGATGGCAGCAATTGGTCTGCGTTGGGCGATGGACTTAGTGGAGGTGACGTAAACAGCATTGCCGCCATCGGCAGCGAGCTGTATGTAGTAGGCAGTTTCACCACCGCTGGAAGTGGTAGCGCGAATAGAATCGCCAAATGGGATGGCAGCAGCTGGTCTGCACTGAGAAGTGGTATCGATGGCGGCCCGGTCTTTGCCGTGGCAATTGGTCTTGCCGAGGTTTACTCAGGAGGCAGCTTCTCAACCGCAGGAGGAAAGACTTCCAATAAATTTGCTTTGTGGACTGACGGTACGGTTCCCGTGGAGTTGACTTCTTTTACAGCTCAAGCCGACAGGGGTTTAGTTAATCTCCGCTGGACAACCGCAACTGAACTTAACAATTATGGTTTTGAAATCGAAAGGATGATAGTTAATACTGAGGCAAGTTGGGGAAAAATCGGGTTTGTCTCAGGCAATGGTACAACCACTGAACCCTACGCATACTCCTACACAGATGATGTGCAGTTGTTAGGCCGTATGACTGCCCTTACCTTAAAATACCGGCTCAAGCAGATTGATTTAGACGGCACCTTCGAATACCACAATACTGTTGAAGTTATAATCGGTGAGACACCGCAAAGCTTTGTCCTTGGGCAAAATTATCCAAACCCATTCAATCCGGAAACAACAATTGAATTTGTAGTTCCCGAAAACGGCTTAACGACCTTGAGAGTCTATAACATTCTCGGTCAGGAGGTAGCGACTCTGGTAAACGGAAATTTGAGTAAGAATGTTGTTCATAAAGTTAAATTTGATGGCAGTTTATTACCTAGCGGCACCTATATCTATATCATAAGCTCGAGCGAATCGGGGCGATCAGAAAAGAAAACAATGATGTTGGTGAAATAGAGGCGAGAAATCATAATCATTTCTATCAGAGTGAAACCCTGGTTATTGCGCAGTTTTTTTTTGAGTCTTTGAAGCGATATCACGCTTAAGTATCTCAAAGTAGGGAAAAGATGAGTTATTGAAATCAATTATCAATAAATGATGATTTGTTAATAATATCGGCGCAAATCCGGAATCATTTGTGGTTGCGGTGGTTGGAACCAGCGTGCCAATATTTGTTGAAAACTGAACATCCTCGCCGACGACCGGTTGGTTAGACTGGTTTTAAAACCACAGCCTTCTCAATTGAGCTGCCGCCCGGGGCAACTACATCCCGATACCTTTGTAAACGGACGAGAATCTTCACTTGCCCGCCTGGATCCTACACACTCGGATCAAGCGGCGGATTTTTGGGGCAAACCCAAAAGCTCAATCCAATCAAAGAGCAGAAAAAAGGAACTAATATTGTTTTGTTGAATTTATAACTCATCCTGTGCTTCGCAGAATTTTCCACTATTTGATCAGTAGCATCCGTCGAGTCTGTTTCATTTGCCCAAAACGGAGTTCATAAAAATAGACGCCGGAGGCAGCCGCTCTACCTGATTTATCGACACCGTTCCATTGAAGTTTATAGCTGCCTGGACCTTTTCTTTCGTTTAAAAGAACCAACACTTCCTGCCCCATAGAATTGAAAATAGTTAGCCTTACCAGTTCATTTGTTTCAGTTAAACCGGTCTCAGGAATCGCAAATGATAGAGTAGTTGTCGGATTAAAGGGATTCGGGTAATTTTGATCCAGAGTAAATGTGCCTGGATTAGAATAAACAGCTTCAACCGTTTGGCTCAATTCGAAAGAGCCATCTGTGTCTATCTGTTTAAGCCGGTAAAAATAAACCCCTTCAAAAACATCATCCTTGAATTCGTAAACCTGCGGCACAGTTGAGGTTCCATGTCCCCGGACGAATGCTACTTTAACAAAGCCCTCATTTTTCGAATTGCTTCGCTGAACTTCAAAGCCAAAATTGTTGGTCTCAGATGCAGTAGACCACCTCAAAACCCCTTGGTAAAATCCAAAAGAAGCTAGTTCAACCGGAACTGCAGCGCCGTACTCGAAGGCTCCCAAGTCCGGGGCGCTGCCCAACACGAAAATTCCCGCGGGATTGGCAGGGTTCCCGGCATCGATGCCCGGCGAAGAAACTTGTAAAGTAAAATCGTTACTACTGGTGTTTACAAAAACCGGGTCCATGCTGATGTTAAAAAACACGTCTGAAGGATCGCCATTTGAATTTGTAGTGTTCAGGTCTCCCACGCCGGCCGGCGTTCCAAAAAAGTTTGCGGCTGTATTTGACCAAACGTTATTGTATTTTATTGTTGGAACCGCTTCAGGATCGTTAACAGCAATTCCAAGAGTCATGTTGCTGACGACAATGTTATTTTCAATTGCAGGAGAAGAAGAATCGCTTA includes these proteins:
- a CDS encoding T9SS type A sorting domain-containing protein, with translation VGGSFTLAGAVRVSNIAKWDGSSWTALGSGTNGLVLAVAVDGSDLYVGGNFTTAGGVSASNIAKWDGSNWSALGSGISGGDVRALAVSGGNVYVGGVYTTAGGSSANNIAKWDGSNWSTLGSGATNGVNGPVFAIASKNNEVYLGGSFTTAGGQSAKHIVSWNSSTSTWSQLGSGVSGYINAVVIYQNNVYVGGLFTTAGGVSAKKVAKWDGSNWSALGDGLSGGDVNSIAAIGSELYVVGSFTTAGSGSANRIAKWDGSSWSALRSGIDGGPVFAVAIGLAEVYSGGSFSTAGGKTSNKFALWTDGTVPVELTSFTAQADRGLVNLRWTTATELNNYGFEIERMIVNTEASWGKIGFVSGNGTTTEPYAYSYTDDVQLLGRMTALTLKYRLKQIDLDGTFEYHNTVEVIIGETPQSFVLGQNYPNPFNPETTIEFVVPENGLTTLRVYNILGQEVATLVNGNLSKNVVHKVKFDGSLLPSGTYIYIISSSESGRSEKKTMMLVK
- a CDS encoding right-handed parallel beta-helix repeat-containing protein gives rise to the protein MIFSSKLTTFFILVLILFSSNLFAGNISGVLVSGSHDTLKVVDSPFTATGNISVPAGDTLTIEPGVIINFNSGVDFTLDGTLIARGTSTDSIRFTSSNASPNLGDWSGILFSSTGGGTLKYLVVEYAATGISVSNSDLSIRNSSFRSNTNGIDCLNGSSPLIDSNQFQSNGNTAIRCNDASPTISKNKIFNNVALSSAILCEKSHPQITENVIHDNDHTAIDCLSGSKPDIWQNTIVQNDFGITISDSSSPAIENNIVVSNMTLGIAVNDPEAVPTIKYNNVWSNTAANFFGTPAGVGDLNTTNSNGDPSDVFFNISMDPVFVNTSSNDFTLQVSSPGIDAGNPANPAGIFVLGSAPDLGAFEYGAAVPVELASFGFYQGVLRWSTASETNNFGFEVQRSNSKNEGFVKVAFVRGHGTSTVPQVYEFKDDVFEGVYFYRLKQIDTDGSFELSQTVEAVYSNPGTFTLDQNYPNPFNPTTTLSFAIPETGLTETNELVRLTIFNSMGQEVLVLLNERKGPGSYKLQWNGVDKSGRAAASGVYFYELRFGQMKQTRRMLLIK